ATTCCTTTTCTGGGGCGGCAGCATATCCACCCGGCGATCGCCGATATAAATCTCGCCGCCATCCGCCGTTTCCAGACCGGCAATGATACGAAGAATGGTCGATTTGCCGCACCCGGAGGGACCCAAAACAACCACCAGTTCTCCTTCGGATGTTTCCAGCGAGATATTCTCCAGAATCCTCTTTCCCGAAAAGCTCTTATCGATTGCTATGATTTTCAAGGTAGCCATATTATTCCCGCGCCGTTGCCGTCTCTATTGTAATCGTCCCATTTTCAACCCGGAAACGCCGTCCCTTTTCCGCCAGCATTACCGGCACCTGTGAAGCGGTGGTTAAGAAGAGCTGGCCGAATTCCCCGAATGACTCTATCAGTCGCTCTTTTCGGTTGTCATCCAATTCGGCAAATATCTCATCAAGAAGAAGAATCGGCGTCCCTTTCCGAACTATCTTCAGATACTCAAACACCGCCAGCTTGAGCGATATAGCGGCCGTGCGCAGTTCCCCCTGTGAGCCATGAGTTCGCGCCGGAAAACCGCCGATTTCAAAATCAATCTCATCGCGATGCGGCCCCACCAGGGCGGTCTGAAGAATTCTCTCTCTGTCTTTGTATCGTTCCAGCTTTTCCCTGAAATTTCTCTCGATAATTTCATAATCAACGACGCCGCCATCAAGGTGCACGGAAGGATTATAGATGGCCTGCAGCTTCTGCCCCCCGGATATTTTTTGATAATGCTCCCGGGCGTTGGCGGCAATAGCATCGAGGAATCTTTTCCTTTCCAGCATTATCGCGGCGCCATATTTGACAAGAAGTTCATTGTATGGTGTGTCGCTTTCCGAATTATCCTGTTTCAGGAACGAGTTTTTCTGTTCCAGCACCTTACTGTAGTCGCCGAGGCTGGAAAGATATTTCGGTGAGGCCTGCGACAGATAGACATTGATAAATTCCCGTCGCCGCGCCGGCGGCCCGGAAAGAATCTCCATATCACCCGGTGCGGTCGAGACAACCGTGCAACGCTCAAATAGCTCGGCGGCCCGGACACCAACTCGATCAATGGTGATTCTCTTTCTTCCCCCGGTCTGATATGCTACCGCAATAGTGCACCCATTCCCATCGCTATCAACCTCCCCTTCCAGTCGGTATACCCCGGC
The genomic region above belongs to Candidatus Zixiibacteriota bacterium and contains:
- the recF gene encoding DNA replication and repair protein RecF (All proteins in this family for which functions are known are DNA-binding proteins that assist the filamentation of RecA onto DNA for the initiation of recombination or recombinational repair.), encoding MLVKSINIVSFRNFKSAAVDFCDGVNIFYGRNGAGKSNLLEAIFVVLLGRSSRGAADAVMVKENAGVYRLEGEVDSDGNGCTIAVAYQTGGRKRITIDRVGVRAAELFERCTVVSTAPGDMEILSGPPARRREFINVYLSQASPKYLSSLGDYSKVLEQKNSFLKQDNSESDTPYNELLVKYGAAIMLERKRFLDAIAANAREHYQKISGGQKLQAIYNPSVHLDGGVVDYEIIERNFREKLERYKDRERILQTALVGPHRDEIDFEIGGFPARTHGSQGELRTAAISLKLAVFEYLKIVRKGTPILLLDEIFAELDDNRKERLIESFGEFGQLFLTTASQVPVMLAEKGRRFRVENGTITIETATARE